GCACTTCACCGCACCCGTCTGGATCAGCGAGTTCGGCGTCGGCGGCCGGGAGGAGACCGGCGCGAAGCCACGCGCCTGGTTCGAGCGCTTCGTCGACCACCTCATCCGCGCCGACGCCGACTTCGCGTACTGGCCGCTCGTCGGCTGGCACCAGAACCGCACCGGCAACGGCTGGGCGCTGCTGCACTGGGACGCGGCCGGGAACCGGATGGGTCTCTACGACGGCGACGACTGGCGGGCCGCCGCCTGGACCAGGCTGATGACCGCGACCAGCCGCACCGGAGCGGTCCCACCGGTGGCCGAGTGGTCCCAACTCAGCCCCGACCACAGTGACTTCGTCGCGTCCCGGCGGATGCGGGCGCTGCCCGACTGGGACCCGGGGGCCCGCAAGGCGGTCTGCCCCGACGGGCAACGGCTGCTCGGGCTCGGCCACACGGGCAACCGGGGCCTGTGCTCGGACGTCACCGCCGGGGCGCTGTGGGCCGCGGCCGGCGGTCACGAGGTGGTGGTGGACGAACGGCATGTGGCGGCCGGCCGGGACTGGGCCTCGGGGTACACCAAACTCCAGTGCGCCGAGGGGCAGTTCCTCACCGGCTACAGCGTGCGCGGCCAGGCCGTCTCCGCCGGCCTGTGCGCGGCGGCCCCGGCCGGGCGGCTCGGCGGCACGGGCCGCACGGTGTGGTTCGACCGCGGCGACAGCCGGGGCCAGGCGCCCCGGGGCGGCGACTTCGCCTACGGCGCGTACAAGGGGCAGTGCGCCGACGACGAGTACGCGGCCGGGATCGCGTACACGGGCCGTCTCGGCTCGTCGCGGACTCCGGACGCGCTCTACTGCCGCCGACTGGCGTGACCCGGCCGGGGTCCGCTCACGGCGACTTGCGGCCGACGCCCGCGTACACCCAGTACTCGGACGGCCTCTCCGGCACCTCGTCCCCCGCATCGGGGCGCCACAACGGGACGTGGACCAGGCCGGGTTCGGTGAGGTCGAAGCCGTCGAAGAGGCCGAGTATGCGCTCGCGGGAGCGGGCAGTCACCGGCGAGGTGGCCTTCGCCCGGTACAACTGGCCGACGGCGGCGGCCGTGTCGGGCCGGTCCTCGTCGGTGGCGTGGGACAGCGCGAGCCACCCCTCGGCGGGCAGCGCGTCACGGAACGCGGCCACGACACCGGCGGGGTCCTCCGCCTCCGTCACGAAGTGCAGGATGGTGATCATCAGGACGGCGACCGGCTGGTCGAGGTCGATCAGCCTGCGCAGCCGGGGCGCGGCCAGGATGTCGGCGGGGCTGCGGATGTCGGCGTCGAGGACGTCCGCGTCCGGGTTGTCGGCGAGCAGGGACGCGCTGTGCGCCACCGCCACCGGGTCGTTGTCGACGTAGAGCACCCGGCACCGCGGGTCGAGCGCCTGGGCCACCTCGTGCACGTTGCCCTGGGTGGGGATGCCGGAGCCGAGGTCGATGAACTGCCGTACCCCGGAGTCGACGAGGAAGCGCACGGCGCGGCGCAGGAAGGCGCGGTTGGCGCGGGCCAGCGTCCGTACCTGGGGGTCGATGGCGGTGAACGCGGCCACCGCCTCCCGGTCGATCGCGAAGTTGTGCTGTCCGCCCAGCATCGCGTCGTACATCCGAGCGACACTCGCCCGGTTCGGCACTCCTGCACCGGAGAGTTCTTCACGCATCACAACTCCCACCTTGCACAGCCGTCTTGACGGCTCATCATATAGTTGGCGCACGACGCGGCCGGACGATCTCCCCACCGCGATCGGACCGGCCCCACCCGGAAAGGCACGACCCTGCCGAACGAACCACTCGATCGACTTGGCGGCACCGCAACCCCCACCCCCGCCCGCCGCCGCCCCTTCTCCTCCCCCGCGTCGGACGTCATCGGCTCGGAGCTGGATCTCCATCTGACCGGCAGCCATGTCGTGCACGCGCTGGCACCGGAGTTCTGCGACGCGGCCTCCGTGTACCTCCTGGAGCGGTGGCTGCTGGAGGAGAACGCGTACGCCGACGCCGATCCGCCGCAGATCGAGGCGCGCAGACTGGCCCTGCGGGTGGGCGCGGACGCCCTGGAGGACTGGGAGCGGCTGCTGCCGGTCGACCAGGTGATCGTCTTCCCCCGGGAGACCCCGTACGCCCGCGCCCTCGCCGAGGGCAGGACCCAGACCCTGGACGCCGTCGACCCGCACACCTCGGAGCGGCTGACCGCGACCGGGCCCGAGGACGCCGGCATCCAGAGCCTGCTGCGGTCGGCGTCGTTCCTGGTGGTGCCGTTGCGGCTGCGGGACGTGCCGGTGGGGTTCATCGCCTGCACCCGCGGTCCCGACCGGCCGGGGTTCGCGCCCGGGGACGCGGTGGCGGTCGAGCGGCTGGCGGCGCGGGCCTGCGTGGCGCTGGACAACGCCCGCCGCTACGAACGGGAGCGGCGCACCGCGCTCGCCCTGCGGGGCAGCCTGCTGCCGGGGACCGACCGCGCCTTCAAGGGCTGCCGGACGGCGCCCGGCTATCTGCCGTCGGGCAACGGCAATCTGATCGGGGGCGACTGGTTCGACGCGCTGGAACGGCCGGACGGCAGGGTCGGGTTGATCGTCGGGGACGCGATGGGCCACGGCCCCGAGGCCGCCGTCGCGATGATCCAGCTGAGCACGGCCGTGCGTACCCTGGCCCAGCTCGACCTGGGCCCCGTCGACCTGATGCGCCGGCTCGACGCGCTCGCCGCCACCATCCCCGGCGCGTCCTTCGCGACCTGCATGTACGCCGAGTGGGATCCGCAGAGCCACGCCTGCACCCTGGTGGGGGCCGGCCACCCGCCCCCGCTGCTGCGCCCGCCCGAGGGGCCCACCGCGCCGGTGGTGCTGAGCGGTGCGGGGCTGCCGCTCGGGCTCGGCAGCGGCGGCTACGAGGCCACCGTCCTCGACGTCACCGAACCGGCGCTGCTCGTCCTCTACAGCGACGGGCTCGTGGAGTCCAGGCAGTGCGACATCGAGCAGGGCATCAGCCGGCTCGCGGAGGCTCTCGACACGGCCGTCGATCAGGTGCCGCCCGGCTCGGACGGTCCCTGGCTGCCGTCCCTGTGCCGGGAGTTGCTCGGTTCGCCGGCCACCGCGAACACCGCCGACGACCGTACGCTCCTGCTGGCCGAGCTGACGCCGGACTGAGCCCGCTCAGGCACAGGTCCCCAGCTTCGCCCACACGACGTTGCCCGGGGTCAGGGCGGACCGCTCGACCCCCCACGCCTCGGCGAGCTGCTCCACGATGAACAGGCCGCGTCCGGTCTCGTCGCCGGGACCCGGACGGCCCCGCGGGCGGGCCACGTTCGCGCAGTCGTGCCGGTAGTCGTAGTCGTGGACCTCGACGCGCAGACAGCTCGCGGTCACCAGCCGGACCCCGCACAGGATCCGGCCGCTGATCGTGTGCAGCACCGCGTTGGTGACCAGCTCCGACAGCAACAGCACGGCGTCCGCGCACAGTTCGCGCGGCACCCGCCAGCCGGTGAGGCGTTCCTCCACACCGTGCCTGGCGGCTCTCACGCTGTCGCGGCGGGCCGGGAGTTCGAGCCAGTGGACCCGGCCCGTTCCGTGGGGGTCTAACAGAGAGGACGAGGTGGTCGTGCGGGGGGACACGGTGTTCGCCTTCCGGTGGTGGGCGGGCGGAGCGGTCCGCGCGAGGCAGCGGGCAGGTCCGTCTCGCGCGGCAGGGGTGTGCGCGCGCCGCACGTACCGTCGAACGCCGGGCCACGCCGATCTCGCACGGTGGGGCGGAGACCGACGGCGCGCTCGTTCTGATCGCTCACGCAATCCATCATGCTGTGACGCCAGTTCAAACTGCAACCGCCTCCCTGATAATTTCACTGAGCAGTTTTCGCTCTGGTCACATCACCAAGTCGCTGTCAGACTGGTGGTGGTGACTGTCTCTCAGGAGGTATGGCGTGAGCGAGGCTCGTTCGAGCTCGGGCACCGGTGCACCGACCGTTCTGCGAATGATCCTCGGTCGGCGGTTGCAGGAGCGACGACAACAGGCGGGCGCCACGCTGGAACAGGCAGCCACGGCGCTCCGGGTGACCCCGCTGACCATCCGCAGGCTGGAGAAGGCGGAAGTCGCCCTCAGACCGCTCTACGTGGAGAAGTTGTTAGAGACCTACGGGGCCGACCGGCAGGAGATCGACGAGTTCGTCGCCCTGGCCGACCAGGCCAACGAACCCGGCTGGTGGTACGCCTACCGTGACGTGCTGCCGTCCTGGTTCTCCGCGTACGTGAGCCTGGAGACCGGCGCGAAGACCCTGCGCACCTACGAACCGCACTACGTCACCGGGCTGCTCCAGACCTGGGACTACGCGCGGGGCGTGCTGCGCGGCGGATTCCCCAACGACGACGACGAGGAACTGCGCCGCCGGATCGATCTGCGGCTGCGCCGCCAGATCCTGCTGGAGCGAGCGGACGCCCCCACCCTGTGGGTGGTGATGGAGGAGGCCGTGCTGCACCGCGTGGTCGGCGGCCCCGAGGTGATGCGGGAGCAGATAGACAAGCTCCTCGAGGTCTCGGAGCTGCCCCATGTCAGCCTCGACATCGTCCCGTTCGCGGCGGGGGCGCACGTCGGCGCGTGTGCCCCGTTCACCTACTTCCGCTTCGAGGAACCCGAACTTCCCGACATCGTGTACAGCGAGATCCTGTCCGCCTCCATGTACCTGGACCAGCGCTCCGACGTCGTCGCCCATCTGGAGGCGCACAACCGGATGTCGCTGCTGACCTCGTCCGCGGACAGCAAGGCGCTCCTCACCCGTATGCGCAAGGAGTACTCATGACCCGCATCGACGGCACCCACGACACCCCCTCGGTCCACGTCTACAACGGCATGCCGGCGACCGACCTCGGCGAGCTGGGCTGGGAACGGCCCTGGAGCGGTCCCAACGGCGGCCAGTGCGTGGAGACCAAGCGACTCGCCGACGGCAGGGTCGCCGTCCGCCAGTCCACCGACCCCGCCGGACCCGCGCTCATCTACACCCCCCAGGAGATGTTCGCGTTCGTCGAAGGCGTCAAGAAGGGCCTGGCCGACCATCTGACGGTCGGCTGAGACACCACCCGGCAGACCCATCAGTGAGAGGGACAGGATGAGCACGCCCCACGCAGCTCGGGACATCGACACCAGCAAGCCGCACTCCGCCCGGATGTACGACTACTACCTGGGCGGCAAGGACCACTTCGCCGTGGACAAGCAGGCGGCGGAGACCGTCGCCGAGGCCTACCCGGGCATCTTCACCTGCGCACGCGAGAACCGCGCGTTCATGCACCGCGCGACGCGGGTGCTGGCCACGGAGTACGGCATCAGGCAGTGGCTGGACATCGGCACCGGGATACCCACCGAGCCCAATCTGCACCAGGTGGCGCAGTCGGTGGTGCCGGAGGCCAGGGTGGTCTACGCGGACAACGACCCGCTGGTCCTCAAGTACGCCGAGCGGCTGATGCGCAGCACCCCGCAGGGGCGCACGACGTACATCGAGGCGGACGTCAACGACCCCCAGTCGCTGGCGGACGCGCCGGAGTTGACGGAGGTCCTCGACCTGTCGAAGCCGGTGGCGCTGTCCCTGAACGCGCTGATGCACTTCGTGCCCGACGCCCAGAAGCCGTACGAGATCGTCGGCCGGCTGCTGGACATGCTCCCCTCGGGCAGCGCGCTGGCGCTCAGCCACTGCACGCCGGACTTCGACCCGGAGACCTGGAAGAAGGTCACCGACATCTACAACGGCGCCGGGACCCCGGTGCAGTTCCGCTCCCATGACGCGGTCGCCCGTTTCTTCGACGGACTCGACCTCCTGGAGCCGGGGGTGACGGTCGGCCACCGCTGGCGCCCCGACATCACCCCGGAGTTCTCGCACGCCGAGGTCAGCCTCTGGACCGGCGTGGGCATCAAGCCCTGAGCCGGCCGGACGACGGGGTCACCGCCCAGGGACCGACGGTCCGTGGGCGTGCCCCTCAGGCCCGGACGGCCGAGCCCCGCTCGCTCATCCGCGGGGCGCACAGGACGCGCTTCCTGCGCACCCGCTTGCCCTCGATCGCCGCGACGGTCAGCCGGGCCGCCTCGGCGGCGATGTCGGCGAGCCCCCAGTCGACGGTGGTCAGCGGCGGGGTCAGCACCCGGGAGACGGGGTGGTCGTCGAAGCCGACCACCGAGACGTCCCGCCCGACGCCGAGCGACGCCTCCGCGGCCGCCGCGTAGACGCCGTAGGCGAGCGAGTCGGAGAAGCAGAAGACGGCGGTCGGGCGGGGCGCGCTGTCGAGGACCCGGCGGGCCACCGCGGTCGCCTCCCCCAACTCCTGCGGGCACGGCACCAGTTCGGCGCGCAGTCCGAGGCGCCCCGCGGCCTCGCGCACATAGACGTCGGCGGGCCGGTCGGGGGTGCTCGGCCGGGTCGGGGTGAGCACCGTGACGCGCCGGTGCCCGAGCCCGTGCAGATAGTCGAGGACGGCGTCGATGCCGGCCCGGTTGTCGAAGATGACCTGCCCCGCGGTGCGGGCCCGGCTCAGCGAGTCGCCGACGGCCACCACGGGCAGCGCCTCCGCGATCGGCTCCCAGCCGTCGGCGCCGGGGTTGACCGGTGACACCAGCAGGGCGTCCACCCGCTGGTCGCGCAGCTGCTTGGCGAGCACCAGCTCGCGGTCGGGGTCGCCGCCCGCGTCCAGGATGAGGGCGTAGCGGTCACCGGCCAGCAGCTCCCGGCCGATGGCGGCCATCAGCTGCTGCTGCCAGAGGTCCTGGAGGTCGCCCGCGAGCACGCCGACCATGCTGGTGCGGCCGCTGGCCAGGGCACGGGCGATGGGGTCGGCCTCGTACCCGAGGTCGGCGGCGGCCTGGCGGACGCGCTGCTCGGTCTCCTTGGAGACGTGCTTGCCGCGCAGGGCGTAGGAGACGGCGGCGGTGGAGAGACCCGTGGCCTCGGCCACCTCCCTGAGGGTGGTGCGCTTGTTGGGCCTGGCCATGCGGAAAGCCTACCGGGCCAGGTCCTGAGGTCGGGCGACCCTTGACACGTCATCTTGTTAACCGTTTCACTGAACCGCATCAGTGAACCGCTTAACCCAGTGTTCGCCTGTCTTTCTGTCGTTCCGTCAGGACTCACCCGAGGACCGCCGCGTGCTCACCGACGTCCATCAGC
The sequence above is a segment of the Streptomyces griseoviridis genome. Coding sequences within it:
- a CDS encoding SAM-dependent methyltransferase; its protein translation is MREELSGAGVPNRASVARMYDAMLGGQHNFAIDREAVAAFTAIDPQVRTLARANRAFLRRAVRFLVDSGVRQFIDLGSGIPTQGNVHEVAQALDPRCRVLYVDNDPVAVAHSASLLADNPDADVLDADIRSPADILAAPRLRRLIDLDQPVAVLMITILHFVTEAEDPAGVVAAFRDALPAEGWLALSHATDEDRPDTAAAVGQLYRAKATSPVTARSRERILGLFDGFDLTEPGLVHVPLWRPDAGDEVPERPSEYWVYAGVGRKSP
- a CDS encoding PP2C family protein-serine/threonine phosphatase: MAHDAAGRSPHRDRTGPTRKGTTLPNEPLDRLGGTATPTPARRRPFSSPASDVIGSELDLHLTGSHVVHALAPEFCDAASVYLLERWLLEENAYADADPPQIEARRLALRVGADALEDWERLLPVDQVIVFPRETPYARALAEGRTQTLDAVDPHTSERLTATGPEDAGIQSLLRSASFLVVPLRLRDVPVGFIACTRGPDRPGFAPGDAVAVERLAARACVALDNARRYERERRTALALRGSLLPGTDRAFKGCRTAPGYLPSGNGNLIGGDWFDALERPDGRVGLIVGDAMGHGPEAAVAMIQLSTAVRTLAQLDLGPVDLMRRLDALAATIPGASFATCMYAEWDPQSHACTLVGAGHPPPLLRPPEGPTAPVVLSGAGLPLGLGSGGYEATVLDVTEPALLVLYSDGLVESRQCDIEQGISRLAEALDTAVDQVPPGSDGPWLPSLCRELLGSPATANTADDRTLLLAELTPD
- a CDS encoding ATP-binding protein — encoded protein: MSPRTTTSSSLLDPHGTGRVHWLELPARRDSVRAARHGVEERLTGWRVPRELCADAVLLLSELVTNAVLHTISGRILCGVRLVTASCLRVEVHDYDYRHDCANVARPRGRPGPGDETGRGLFIVEQLAEAWGVERSALTPGNVVWAKLGTCA
- a CDS encoding helix-turn-helix domain-containing protein; this encodes MSEARSSSGTGAPTVLRMILGRRLQERRQQAGATLEQAATALRVTPLTIRRLEKAEVALRPLYVEKLLETYGADRQEIDEFVALADQANEPGWWYAYRDVLPSWFSAYVSLETGAKTLRTYEPHYVTGLLQTWDYARGVLRGGFPNDDDEELRRRIDLRLRRQILLERADAPTLWVVMEEAVLHRVVGGPEVMREQIDKLLEVSELPHVSLDIVPFAAGAHVGACAPFTYFRFEEPELPDIVYSEILSASMYLDQRSDVVAHLEAHNRMSLLTSSADSKALLTRMRKEYS
- a CDS encoding DUF397 domain-containing protein, giving the protein MTRIDGTHDTPSVHVYNGMPATDLGELGWERPWSGPNGGQCVETKRLADGRVAVRQSTDPAGPALIYTPQEMFAFVEGVKKGLADHLTVG
- a CDS encoding SAM-dependent methyltransferase is translated as MSTPHAARDIDTSKPHSARMYDYYLGGKDHFAVDKQAAETVAEAYPGIFTCARENRAFMHRATRVLATEYGIRQWLDIGTGIPTEPNLHQVAQSVVPEARVVYADNDPLVLKYAERLMRSTPQGRTTYIEADVNDPQSLADAPELTEVLDLSKPVALSLNALMHFVPDAQKPYEIVGRLLDMLPSGSALALSHCTPDFDPETWKKVTDIYNGAGTPVQFRSHDAVARFFDGLDLLEPGVTVGHRWRPDITPEFSHAEVSLWTGVGIKP
- a CDS encoding LacI family DNA-binding transcriptional regulator, with product MARPNKRTTLREVAEATGLSTAAVSYALRGKHVSKETEQRVRQAAADLGYEADPIARALASGRTSMVGVLAGDLQDLWQQQLMAAIGRELLAGDRYALILDAGGDPDRELVLAKQLRDQRVDALLVSPVNPGADGWEPIAEALPVVAVGDSLSRARTAGQVIFDNRAGIDAVLDYLHGLGHRRVTVLTPTRPSTPDRPADVYVREAAGRLGLRAELVPCPQELGEATAVARRVLDSAPRPTAVFCFSDSLAYGVYAAAAEASLGVGRDVSVVGFDDHPVSRVLTPPLTTVDWGLADIAAEAARLTVAAIEGKRVRRKRVLCAPRMSERGSAVRA